From Vicinamibacterales bacterium:
CCTGCCGCCAGGAGGGGCGTCTCGGCCTCCTCGGCAGTGAGGCGCGGCAGCCTAGGCAACGCGGACCTCGATCGTGGTGGTCAGGATCTCCTGGCTCACCAAAACGCGCTTCTCCTCCTCGGAGAGCGTCTCCCAGTACAACTCGATCGCCTCGCGCATCCGATCGACGGCCTGGTCCACGCTACCTGCCTGAGTCTGACACCCTGGCAGTTCCGGGCAGTAGGCGTAGTACCCGTGTGCGTCCTTCTCGATGACGATACTGGCTCTTCCTGACATCGCTGGCGCTCCTTCTTGGTCCCGCCCGAATCGACGCGACGCCCGTTGGTCGCTGGCGACGATCGCATGATCCACCAGATCGCCCCCCGGTTGCCAGTCCGTGCTCACGTCGTCGTCAACAGCAGCCGGACCGACCGATGCCGCACTCGACTCAATCGTTGAACAGCCTCGCCGTGTCGGCCCCGGTCGCCAGGACGCGGCTCTGGCTTCCATTGATGTGGTAGTCGCGGCCTCGAACGCGGACCGGTGATGGAAACTGCCGCAGGAACTCGTCGAGGCTCTCGCCCGCTTCCAGGTAATCGAAGAGCGACTTGATCGGAACCCGCGTACCGGCGAACACCGGCGTACGTCCGAGAATACTCGAGTCACTCTGGACGAGGCTCACGCTGCACTCCGGCCGTGAAGCGCTTCGGCGACGGCCCTTGGGTTCTTGACCGCCACCCTCAGCAGGGCCAGCGCTGGCCCTTCGGGGGTCCGCCGCCCCTGTTCCCAATTGCGCAGCGTGGCCACGCTCACGCCAATCATCAGCGCGAACTCCGACTGCGACACGCCGAGCTTCGCCCGCACGGCGCGCACGTCCGCCGGCTGGAACACCTTGGTCCGTGACGGCTTCACGGTGCCGCGCCGGATGCGGCCGGCCTGGCGGACACTCGTGAGCAACTCCTGAAACGCCCTATCCTTCACTTGAACTCCTCCCGAACGAGGCGCCCGAGGATCTTCACCTGGGCCGCCGTGAGGTCTCCTTGTTCGGTCTTGCTGTAGACGAACAGCATGTAGAACACCGACTCGCCAGGAGCCCAGTAGTAGACGACTCGAAGGCCACCGCGCTTTCCGGTGTCCAGCGCCGCCCACCGAAGCTTGCGGAGCCCGCTCGACCCGCGAATGAGCGCGCCCTGCTCCGGCCGCAACATCAGGGCGACTTGAAGCCGCCGGTACGCTTCGTCGTCGATTAGCCGCTTCAAGGCGCGCGTGAACACCGGCGTCTCGACGAACCGCATGCTGGTACTATACGCCAATGGCGTATCTCCTTCAACGTCCAGCGGCCGGTTGCCGCCCGGATCCCTGCGACGTTCTTTCGGCTTGCCAGAGGCTCGCAGGTGCCTCATTTCGACTGACAAATGACTGACAATCCGCGGCGGCTCGAGGCGTTTTCGGGTTGCCTCCCTTCTCCCAACTTCTAAGCCGGGGGTCGCTGGTTCGAGTCCAGGCGCGCCGGATCCACGTCCGGCCGCGCGAGCAGCAGGTCCGCGCCCCGCCGCACGTCGAGGATGGTCTGGACGCGGTCGTCGAGCTGCTTCTCGCTGAGCGGCGCGCGGGTGTCGTAGTCGAATCTCGCGGCCAGCTCTCGAGAGGACGACTGGGCGCCCAGCAAGGACACAGCAACGAACGGGAGGGCCGAGGCGGCCAGGATCGGGCGCTTCATGGAAGGACCTCCACGTCTCCGCGGTCGTGTAGCAGGTGCTGGTCGGCGTGGTGACTCGAGCCAGTTTCAGAACCGTCTCTGCCGCTCTTCGGACGACCGCGTTCGCCCGGGAGAGGTTCCCGCCGATGCGGGGCCGAACAGGCTGACGAGCAGACCCCCCAGGTGGTGGGTCCACGTCACGGCGCTGTGGCCCTCGGGCACCTCGGTGTAGTCCACGACATGGCCGGCAGCGGCCAGCGCCTGCCGCAGGCTGCGGGCGGTCGGGACGTTCGCGTAGTCGTACCGGCCCGCGAGGATGGCCACTCGCAGGCGACGGTTCCGCCGCTCGGCGATCGCATCGATGTCGGCGCGGTCGATCCTGCGGCCGGGAACCAACAGGCCCAGGCGGTTGAATACGTCGGTGGACGCGAGAGCGGCGCCGAGCGCGTCCTTCGCGCCGAAAGAAATCCCGATCACCGCCCGCCTGCCCGCGCTCCTGGTCAAGGCGAATCGGGACGCCAGCCACGCCGGCAGTTCATCGGTGAGGAACGTGCGCAGCGGCGCGCCGGTGAAATGGTCTCCGCCGCGTGAGGTCGGGCCGACGAACACG
This genomic window contains:
- a CDS encoding type II toxin-antitoxin system HicB family antitoxin is translated as MSGRASIVIEKDAHGYYAYCPELPGCQTQAGSVDQAVDRMREAIELYWETLSEEEKRVLVSQEILTTTIEVRVA
- a CDS encoding DUF433 domain-containing protein produces the protein MSLVQSDSSILGRTPVFAGTRVPIKSLFDYLEAGESLDEFLRQFPSPVRVRGRDYHINGSQSRVLATGADTARLFND
- the nadS gene encoding NadS family protein, which translates into the protein MKDRAFQELLTSVRQAGRIRRGTVKPSRTKVFQPADVRAVRAKLGVSQSEFALMIGVSVATLRNWEQGRRTPEGPALALLRVAVKNPRAVAEALHGRSAA